CAGTCACCGCAGCGAGCGGCAGGTCAGGGCCGAACTGCACTGGCTGACCTTTCTGGCAGAGGGGGGCGTGAGCGTCGCGCCGCCGGTGCCGGATGCCCAGGGCGAACGGCTGCACGTCTGGCCGGACGGAGCGGGCGGGGCCTACTTCTCGGCGGCCTTTGTGCGCGCGGCGGGCGAACGCGCCAGGCCCGCCGAACTGACCGTCCCGCAGATGCGCGCCTGGGGCCGCCTGCTGGCCGAACTGCACGAACGTACCCAGGCGTACCAGCCGGAGGACCCCCGGGGCCGCCCCACCTGGCAGGACGACCCCTACATCCGCGACCGGCACGCGCTGGCGGCGGCCCTGAGCGTGCCGCTGGACCCCGGCATCCTGCCGCGTTTCGACGCGCTGGTCGCGGAACTGGCCGCCCAGCCCGCCACGCCGGACCGCTTCGGGCTGGCCCACAACGACGCGCACCCGGGCAACTTCCTGCTGCGGGGCGAGCAGCTCACCCTGTTCGATTTCGACGACTGTGCCCACAACTTCTACGTCAACGACCTCGCGATGGCGCTGTACTACGGCGTGGGGGGCGCACCAGACCGCGAGGCGCTGGGCAGGCACCTGTGGGCGAACCTGCTGGCGGGCTACCGCGAGGTTCGCCCGCTGGACGAGGCCGACCTGGCGCTGGTGCCCGCCCTGCTCAAGCTGCGTGAGGTGGACCTGTACCTGCTCCTCCAGAGCAAGTGGGACCTGGCGCGACTGTCCGAGGCGCAGCAGCGGACACTGGAAGCCTACCGCCACAACATCCTGGGAGATATCCCTTACCTGAACTTCCTGCAAGCCTGCGCCGCCGGTTGAGGGGAGGGGGAAGCTCCCCTCGACCGCCT
The window above is part of the Deinococcus metallilatus genome. Proteins encoded here:
- a CDS encoding phosphotransferase enzyme family protein encodes the protein MFGNPPPPHELLTAVAAHYGQTPDTLTDLGSFENQVYAFSAPQGGRVLRLVHSSHRSERQVRAELHWLTFLAEGGVSVAPPVPDAQGERLHVWPDGAGGAYFSAAFVRAAGERARPAELTVPQMRAWGRLLAELHERTQAYQPEDPRGRPTWQDDPYIRDRHALAAALSVPLDPGILPRFDALVAELAAQPATPDRFGLAHNDAHPGNFLLRGEQLTLFDFDDCAHNFYVNDLAMALYYGVGGAPDREALGRHLWANLLAGYREVRPLDEADLALVPALLKLREVDLYLLLQSKWDLARLSEAQQRTLEAYRHNILGDIPYLNFLQACAAG